The Kryptolebias marmoratus isolate JLee-2015 linkage group LG7, ASM164957v2, whole genome shotgun sequence region tgtgtatatacacacacacacacacacacacacatatatatatatatacacacacactagaGGGTGACACAGATATGACAACAGGAACAGTTCATCTGTGGTAAAATAGGAAGGCATTTATTGCCttgatccaaaaaaaaaaaccataaataatACATAACCTTTAGTTACTTTAGTTGAATGAACCCAAACAGAACATATAAAGTTGCATTTTACTAATTTATAGAGCAATCGTTTCCTTCAAACTGTGACgttacttttatgttttaaattccttaaacaaacaaaaagaaaaaaaatacctgcACCAAGCAGGAGAACTGTTCTCAATGAACAAAAGTGCATAAAAGCATTACCTTCACATTTCACATACTGTTCCTGagttttggaaaaaagaaaaaaataaacccgtTTTTACAAGCAGCACACAGCGTGTTAACGTCGTCACGCTCCACTCTCATGACGTTCAGTGATATTTGGGATTTTCTGGCCAGTTTTCTGAGCCTAAAagataaatttttacttttgactttGTGTTGCAAATCAGTTCTCACTGTTGGCTTCTGGGCCTTGTAGTTCTTTACACTTGAGTTGCAGTGTACGCCAATtgaaagaaaactacaaaatgGTGGCGCATGTCCTGTGTTTTTTAGTCCAGTCTTGATGTACTCTGGTGACCTGAAGCCCAATTGAAGTGGTCTTCTTGTAGCATTCAGCCTCCTTAATCATTTATTGAAAATCATTATTTAGTTTTGTGCTTATTGGGATTCGTTATATGGATGATAAATTACCAACACGCAGGcagagttaaaattaaaaagcttcTATTTTGTCAATCAAGAACTGgctttgaattttaattaactGACTTAAAACTTAAACTCGACCTCAAACATTAGACGCCCCGTAACCACCTCAGACGTTCCTATAGAAGTCTGCGTCTTGTGGAGCAGGACTCAAGGTCACGAAGCACAGCAGTCCTTTGAAGAACTTGGCCAGGAGGACTCCCatcacaaatgtttcaaaaacgGCGTTCCAGAAAGCAAACGTGTACAGAGTTTTGTTACAGTAAAGACCGTCAGCGGCTGTGGGGTCGTAGTTCGGCTGGTAgacggagaaaacccacacgtCACCTGCAGGCGCAGGGGAGAGAAAGGTTCAGTTGGAATCTGAAAGATTAGCAAGGGTCAAAGAAACCAAATCCGGACAGCAAATGTCTCTCGGTGCCTCAGAGACAGTGATGCACTCACTGACAAGAACAGGTGAGCACTGAGACGGAGCGGTGGGAATGAAATACGGTATCTGATCAGACGGAGTCGGCAGTTCGGTGCGTTGATGGTCCCACGTCATGAGGGTGTAGGACCTCCCCTCTGGACTGGACACCAGTGGTGATTCATTGTGGAGTGCAGTTCTTCAACTGTTTAtcccaggggtgggcaatcctggtcttggagggccaccatcctgcatgttttacttgttcctctgcttcaacgcacctgatttgaatcagtgtcattaacaggcttctgcagaacatgaagaggtgatttaaccactgaatcaggtgtgttggagcaaggaaacatgcaggatggtggctctccaggaccaggattgcccacccctgatttaTCCTTTCCTGCAGCAAGTCAACTTACAGCTGACGTATTTCAGCAGATCATCACTGGGTCGGAGCTGACGCTCCACCCGATTGATCAACTGGGGAAAGACTGGACCGGGGTTCTGTCTCAGGAGGAGTAAAACCATTTGGACAGGATGTCACCAAGACTAAACTGCACATATGAACACCTCTTTGGTCAAAGGTGATCgtgattgatttcaaggtcatggggagAGGGGTACAGATGTCATCACTGATGTCATCCCTGTACGTTGAGCGCAAAGCCCCGCCTCCGCCATAGAGTCAATAAATACCTCCTTCCAGGTGCTCGTCTTTTTCTTTGCCAGTGAGTGCATGAACTCTGACAGGGTCCATTCTTACCCAAGAGAATCCAGATGAATACGGACAGGCCTAAAAGACACTTCACGCAGTCTTTGCAACCACTGGGATGCTCCCGGGGCCGAGCAGCAGCTTGGCTCTCACAAGGGAAAGTCATAAACGAAACCATCAGCATGGCCACCAGAACCAGCCCGAGCAAGAAGTTTGGGATGTTCGGCTGCTGAGGGCACTCCTTGAGATACACAACACCTGGTGGCAGACGATGAGTTCAGGAAGGGCCGCTCAAGAAAAACAGTTAATAGTTAGACATCGTGTTGGGGGGGAGGAAGAGTTTTACGTACCAAAGATCACCCGAGCCACATTCAGGACGATCCATGAAATTAAGCCACCCACTGTAATGTCAAAACATTGTTTCggataagaaaacaaacaaaacaaaacagattttaattattaatcaaCGAAAGGCAGACGATAACCATCGGACACATTTGaacgaaactctcaggaagtggtcattggatggacatctacaactgatttaacctgccttaagatggccgccacaacattagcaaacacaaaaatggccattttAACAGATGTGGCGCTAAAAGTCTGTGCAGCAGTAGCTACGAGTCATAACAGACTGtccaaatctttgtttaaaacgttggcatcaaaagcacaaataaatgaatgtcCAGCTGCGGTATTTGACTGTCTAACATTTGGCGAACAATCTAAAAACCGAATGTGTCGGACATACCTGACATTCTCGGGGGCTCAGGTGGTGGAGGCTCCAAACGAACCTTCCAGACGGTCCCAATGGTTACGGTCACAGGGTGGCCTGGAGATGGAGCTGGAGAACATTTCCTGCTTTATTAGCGCCCCCGTTTAGTTCTTCttaaggttaaataaaaagctgcctTTAAGCATTCACTTGTGTTTCTTAGGAACCTTTTACTCAAAAAAGGTTTGCCTCAAACGCCCCATGTAAACAACAGGTCACCGGACACGGTTCGTTTGGCACGAAAACACTACGAGAACTCGCTCACCTGCCATTTGTCCGGAGAAAGCGTCCTCTCTGCGAACCAGCCTGCAGTGTCAGGTGATTTCAGTGGCACGGACCTTCAAGGACTGAAGGGGATTTCTTCTTTCCATCGGCTGTTGGAAATCGTTCGCTTTCAGTAGGCTTGGCACGTTgagttacaataaaaacaaagagaaagtaaaagcaaaaccaGACACTGGCAGCTATAAACAACCATGACTAACCTTAAACGGTGGTTAGGTGGTTAACTCAGATAAGGCTGTTGGTGTTTGTTGGTGTCCCAGGTCCTTCTGTCTGGTCCAGCCTCAGGAAATTGGCTTTGGTTCTATGATGTctttagaaaaacacacagaacgaCTCAACCCAGAAACTCTTCCTTCCAGCTCATGGAGCAAAGCCGAGAGGTTTCCTGTCAAAAGCTGAACTTGAGAGAAtcatttgtgcttctgtttctgctctctcAGACCACACCGCACCAGTTTATTTGCGTCTTTAAACAAGAACGAGTTCGACCTGCCTCCAGGTGGCTCGGAGCTGTTAACCCACACGAACAAGCGAGCGCACGTCGCACCAGTTTCGGCTCCTGCTGCATTTAACGTGCATCAGAGTAAcagagtctgctttaatgtatgtTGTCTCATTTCAGAGCCCACTTTGAAGCTGTGGTTTTAACATTCGAAGCTCCTTACCTCTCTGACCCGGTGCAGCTCTACATCGTCGGGTCAGAGGTGATGGTTCCCCGGACCCGGATCGGTCATTCCAAGCAGCTGCATCCCAACTTTGGAAAGAACTTTCTCTGTTTATCCTCAGCTGATATTCAACTAATGCATTTAATG contains the following coding sequences:
- the LOC112451397 gene encoding transmembrane protein 272-like isoform X1 — protein: MAAPSPGHPVTVTIGTVWKVRLEPPPPEPPRMSVGGLISWIVLNVARVIFGVVYLKECPQQPNIPNFLLGLVLVAMLMVSFMTFPCESQAAARPREHPSGCKDCVKCLLGLSVFIWILLGDVWVFSVYQPNYDPTAADGLYCNKTLYTFAFWNAVFETFVMGVLLAKFFKGLLCFVTLSPAPQDADFYRNV